TATTAAGGAGCATTAATTGGAACATCGCTGGAGCGTCGGACAGCGGgaagtttaaagttttggaAGGTCGGTGCGTCAATGGGTGGCGGTTGGGCTTACTGCGCTTTCAGCCACCAGCTGTGTGAGTCCAATTATGCACATTCTTTCCGTTCTGCCAGCAGATTTGCGCCTGAAGAGCAGCTGTCTAGATGTGCATCGTGATTGCAGCATTATAGCTAAAAGTTCAGGGTCAAAGTGGGTTAAACACCTGGGTTTTCTATGCACCCGCCAAGGCAGCTTGTAATTTGTAAAACTTCGCGTGTGTCTAATTAATAATTAGATGTAATGCAAAGCTCTTCAATGGAAAATCAGTAGAATGCAATGAATTCGAATTCCAATTTGGCGGCAGACTAATGTGGTTTAGGTCTTGACTTAACGCGTTACATTTGGTATTTTACCAACTCTACACGGCGACCTCACACATCAGCTGGTCAAAACATTTTCGCAAGTGCagttttctattttatttacttaaatATTGTTCATAAAACTGCCAATTAATCATGGAAATTCCGGATACCTACTACAGCAAAGATGAATACGTGGAGACGGCAAGTGTTTGCACTGACTCCCGCTTTGGGATTCCATTTAAGCACCAAGAGATGACCTCATCATGACCAAAAACTGATTGTTTACAGGCTTCGGGGAACAAAGTTAGTCGCCACACGGTGCTCTGTGGATCCCAAAACATCATTTTGAACGGCAAGGTGATCGTACAGAGCGGCGCCATCATTCGCGGCGATCTGGCCAATGTCCGGACAGGAAGATATTGTGTGATTGGCAAGAACTCCGTCATCCGACCGCCGTACAAACAATTCAGCAAGGGAATCGCCTTCTTTCCCATGCACGTCGGTGAACATGTTTTCGTGGGCGAAGGGGCCGTCGTCTCGGCGGGCACCATCGGATCCTATGTGTACATCGGC
This genomic stretch from Drosophila mauritiana strain mau12 chromosome 2L, ASM438214v1, whole genome shotgun sequence harbors:
- the LOC117150396 gene encoding dynactin subunit 5; the protein is MEIPDTYYSKDEYVETASGNKVSRHTVLCGSQNIILNGKVIVQSGAIIRGDLANVRTGRYCVIGKNSVIRPPYKQFSKGIAFFPMHVGEHVFVGEGAVVSAGTIGSYVYIGKNAIIGRRCVLKDCCVIEDGAVLPPETTVSSYMRYTARGTIEGGQGNPYFVPAAMQDEMINYTKSFYEHFVRAPAPAS